One stretch of Chitinophaga pendula DNA includes these proteins:
- a CDS encoding TerC family protein, with product MEYLLTAESLISLLTLIIMEVVLGIDNVIFVSIVMNRLPDAKRLQARRIWMFTGIGVRIILLLFIGRIVAATGALFHIGDHGFSLRDLIMLAGGLFLLVKTTMEIHHKLEGEEEQNLQSGNKPGKGVTLLNVVGQIIVIDIVFSFDSIITAVGLAKHVPIMIIAVIIAMIIMFLFAPRISNFIHKHPTLKMLALSFLVMVGAILIVEGWDAEKAHDLHLKNYVYFAMAFSFIVELLNMRMRKQPANPVQLREPTIKDEDNK from the coding sequence ATGGAATATTTACTGACCGCAGAATCGCTTATCAGTTTACTCACCTTGATCATTATGGAAGTGGTACTGGGTATCGACAACGTTATCTTCGTATCTATCGTAATGAACCGCCTGCCAGACGCTAAACGCCTCCAGGCACGCCGGATATGGATGTTCACCGGCATCGGCGTCCGCATCATCCTGCTGCTCTTCATCGGCCGAATCGTAGCAGCCACCGGCGCCCTCTTCCACATCGGCGACCACGGCTTCAGCCTCCGCGACCTCATCATGCTCGCCGGCGGCCTCTTCCTCCTGGTAAAAACCACCATGGAGATCCACCACAAACTGGAAGGCGAAGAAGAACAAAACCTCCAATCCGGCAACAAACCGGGTAAAGGCGTAACCCTCCTCAACGTAGTAGGACAGATCATCGTGATCGATATCGTCTTCTCCTTCGATAGCATCATCACCGCTGTCGGACTGGCCAAACACGTCCCCATCATGATCATCGCCGTTATCATCGCCATGATCATCATGTTCCTGTTCGCCCCCCGTATCAGCAACTTCATTCACAAACATCCCACCCTCAAAATGCTGGCACTGTCCTTCCTCGTCATGGTCGGCGCCATCCTGATCGTAGAAGGCTGGGATGCCGAAAAAGCACACGATCTGCACCTTAAAAACTATGTGTACTTCGCCATGGCCTTCTCTTTCATCGTCGAACTGCTCAACATGCGTATGCGCAAACAACCGGCTAATCCCGTTCAATTGCGCGAACCTACCATCAAAGACGAAGACAATAAATAA
- a CDS encoding quinone-dependent dihydroorotate dehydrogenase produces the protein MYGLIKKILFRVSPEKIHHQVMHGLKWAHSLPLGKQLIGKFCSSNTPGLERELWGLRFKNPVGLAAGFDKDGKYTDELASLGFGFVEIGTVTPLPQPGNELPRLFRLPTDQALINRMGFNNEGATAAAKRLRKRKSDIIIGGNIGKNKVTPNEDAISDYEKCFHALFDVVDYFVVNVSSPNTPNLRALQEKEPLKQLLHHLQTLNTVKTKPKPILLKIAPDLTNEQLDDIIEIVQETGLAGLVATNTTISREGLATPADTVAAIGAGGLSGLPVKDRATAVIRYIHQRSGGSFPIIAVGGIFTAADAREKLEAGASLVQVYTGFIYEGPTIAKKICEGLANNQ, from the coding sequence ATGTACGGGTTAATCAAGAAAATACTGTTCCGCGTCTCGCCGGAAAAGATCCATCATCAAGTAATGCACGGTTTAAAGTGGGCACATAGCCTGCCGCTGGGAAAACAGCTGATCGGCAAATTTTGTAGCAGCAATACGCCAGGCCTGGAGCGCGAACTCTGGGGGCTGCGCTTTAAAAACCCGGTAGGACTGGCCGCTGGCTTTGACAAAGACGGTAAATATACCGACGAACTGGCCAGCCTCGGATTCGGATTCGTAGAAATAGGCACCGTCACCCCACTGCCACAACCTGGCAATGAACTGCCTCGCCTGTTCCGCCTCCCCACAGACCAGGCCCTGATCAACCGCATGGGCTTCAACAACGAAGGCGCCACCGCCGCAGCCAAAAGACTCCGTAAAAGAAAATCCGATATCATTATCGGCGGCAATATTGGCAAAAACAAAGTAACCCCCAACGAAGACGCAATAAGCGACTACGAAAAATGTTTCCATGCCCTCTTCGATGTAGTGGACTACTTCGTTGTGAACGTGAGCTCTCCCAACACTCCCAACCTGCGCGCCCTGCAGGAAAAAGAACCGCTGAAACAGCTGCTGCATCACCTGCAGACACTCAACACGGTAAAAACCAAACCCAAACCCATCCTGCTCAAAATAGCGCCCGACCTGACCAACGAACAACTGGACGACATCATAGAGATCGTTCAGGAAACGGGGCTGGCCGGACTCGTTGCCACTAACACCACCATTAGCCGGGAAGGACTGGCAACACCTGCCGATACCGTCGCCGCTATCGGCGCCGGCGGCCTCAGCGGACTTCCCGTCAAAGACCGGGCTACCGCCGTAATCCGCTACATACACCAACGGAGTGGGGGCAGCTTTCCTATCATAGCAGTAGGTGGCATCTTCACCGCAGCAGATGCCCGGGAAAAACTGGAGGCAGGTGCCTCCCTGGTACAGGTCTATACTGGATTTATCTATGAAGGCCCTACCATCGCCAAAAAGATATGTGAAGGACTGGCCAACAATCAATAA
- a CDS encoding TonB-dependent receptor, which produces MSIAGKLLVGTLLLCLPLQVMGWDWHTRVTVVLKDQPLLEICRLLEKGYGIPFSYSREIVNLSRKVSIEAYDRPLRQVLESVFVPNNIAFKRIGDQIVLTLRKSQGVTYSGYVEDVNSGEKLIGATIYCPSLQLGTTSNAFGFFSLTLPADTARVWASYIGYQPVELITKTKQGIIVSLGPLASLKEIVISEALQPHLQQQTQMSKIGIPTAEVKSMPKFLGEADILRTIQSLPGVSGGMDGVGGINVRGGSPDQNLILLDGTPVFNSTHLLGIFSVFNADAVKNTDLYKGAFPARFGGRLSSVIDIAMKDGDMKEYHGEVALGLIAAKMMVEGPIKKEKTSFMVSARRSYTDLLMNQLVWNNTNTDDGYIGAYFFDANIKVNHIFSPKDRLYFSAYGGQDKLKLNTAERGNNLPGGSGYKENAGIRLKWGNVTAALRWNHVFHPKLFSNVTLNYSQYYFQTDYEYKYSSVDLNEISNQYGQYYSQIQNALAKIDFDYRPHPKHSIRFGGGVITHIFTPGVSLFKSQQQANYPQDTMMSNAKTVGVEMSVYAEDDWELLKHLHVNLGLHLSSFLVEGRFYSSLQPRLGARFQMPANWALKLAYTHMNQYIHLLTNNGTMLPTDLWVPSTPRVMPMFSRQLAIGAAKTSTNGMFEYSLEGYYKTMDHVIEYRDDLSFFSTGSGSGAKRWDERVAIGHGWAYGGELLLRKKKGNFRGWIGYTLAWSERQFNDVNKGRKFPYKYDRRHELELVLIQRLGKHWEASASWSYSTGLPVTLAIGSYEGISEPSPHTPVETPGRVDYMGERNSFRTQDIHRLDISFTYTKQKKWWVKSWNFSLFNAYNRRNPFFLYMKKDEEKKQRYLTQFSILPILPSVTYSIKF; this is translated from the coding sequence ATGTCAATTGCCGGAAAACTGTTGGTGGGGACGCTGTTATTGTGTCTTCCCTTACAGGTGATGGGATGGGACTGGCACACCAGGGTTACTGTAGTATTGAAGGATCAGCCGTTGTTGGAGATTTGTCGGTTGCTGGAAAAAGGCTATGGTATTCCATTTTCTTACAGCCGTGAAATTGTGAACCTCTCCCGGAAAGTAAGTATAGAAGCATATGACCGGCCCCTGCGACAGGTGCTGGAAAGCGTGTTTGTGCCCAATAATATAGCGTTCAAACGTATAGGCGATCAGATCGTATTGACGCTGCGTAAGTCGCAGGGGGTGACTTACAGCGGATATGTGGAGGATGTGAACAGTGGAGAGAAACTGATCGGGGCCACTATTTATTGCCCATCGTTGCAATTGGGCACTACCAGTAATGCATTTGGCTTTTTCAGTCTGACCCTGCCGGCCGATACGGCCCGGGTATGGGCTTCTTATATCGGTTATCAGCCGGTGGAACTGATTACCAAGACCAAACAAGGTATCATTGTGTCGCTGGGGCCGCTGGCAAGCCTGAAGGAAATAGTGATATCGGAGGCGTTGCAGCCACATTTGCAGCAGCAGACGCAGATGAGTAAGATCGGTATCCCTACGGCCGAAGTGAAGTCCATGCCTAAATTCCTGGGAGAGGCGGACATATTACGGACGATACAGAGCCTGCCCGGCGTGTCTGGTGGGATGGATGGTGTCGGGGGGATCAACGTGAGAGGGGGCAGCCCGGATCAGAACCTGATCCTGCTGGATGGAACGCCGGTATTTAATTCCACGCACCTGCTGGGGATATTTTCGGTATTCAATGCGGATGCGGTAAAAAATACGGACCTCTATAAAGGGGCATTTCCTGCCCGGTTTGGTGGCCGGTTGTCTTCTGTGATTGATATTGCCATGAAAGATGGCGACATGAAGGAGTATCACGGAGAGGTGGCATTGGGTTTGATCGCTGCCAAGATGATGGTAGAAGGACCTATTAAAAAAGAGAAGACCTCTTTTATGGTCTCGGCCCGTCGTTCGTACACTGACCTGCTGATGAATCAGCTGGTGTGGAATAACACGAATACTGATGACGGCTATATTGGGGCTTATTTTTTTGATGCTAATATCAAGGTCAATCATATCTTTTCCCCCAAGGACCGGTTGTATTTCAGTGCTTATGGCGGACAGGACAAGCTGAAGCTGAATACGGCCGAGCGTGGTAATAATTTGCCCGGTGGTTCTGGTTATAAAGAGAATGCCGGGATCCGGCTGAAGTGGGGGAATGTGACGGCTGCTTTGCGCTGGAATCACGTATTTCATCCCAAATTGTTCTCCAATGTGACGCTTAACTATTCCCAATATTATTTCCAGACAGATTACGAGTATAAGTACAGCTCTGTGGATCTCAATGAGATCTCCAACCAGTATGGGCAGTATTATTCCCAGATACAGAATGCGCTGGCCAAGATTGATTTTGATTACCGGCCGCATCCGAAGCACTCTATCCGGTTTGGCGGCGGGGTGATCACGCACATCTTTACGCCCGGGGTATCATTGTTCAAAAGTCAGCAGCAAGCCAACTATCCCCAGGATACGATGATGAGCAATGCGAAGACGGTGGGGGTGGAGATGAGTGTTTATGCAGAAGATGACTGGGAATTGTTGAAGCACCTGCATGTGAATCTGGGATTGCATTTGTCGTCGTTCCTGGTGGAAGGTCGTTTCTACAGTTCTCTGCAGCCGAGGTTGGGAGCCCGTTTTCAGATGCCGGCCAACTGGGCCTTGAAGTTGGCATATACACATATGAACCAGTATATACACTTGCTGACAAACAATGGGACTATGTTGCCCACGGACCTGTGGGTGCCTTCGACGCCGAGGGTCATGCCTATGTTTTCCCGGCAGCTGGCGATTGGTGCGGCGAAGACCAGTACGAATGGCATGTTTGAATATTCGCTGGAAGGGTATTACAAAACGATGGATCATGTGATCGAATACCGGGATGACCTTTCTTTCTTTTCCACCGGTAGTGGTTCCGGAGCCAAGCGTTGGGATGAGCGGGTAGCGATTGGTCATGGCTGGGCATATGGTGGTGAGTTGTTATTACGTAAGAAGAAAGGCAATTTCCGGGGATGGATAGGATATACACTGGCCTGGTCGGAGCGTCAGTTTAACGATGTAAATAAAGGGAGGAAGTTCCCATACAAATATGACCGGCGTCACGAGTTGGAGCTGGTGTTGATACAGCGTCTCGGGAAGCATTGGGAGGCTTCTGCTTCCTGGAGTTACAGTACGGGACTACCGGTGACACTGGCGATAGGCAGTTATGAAGGTATTTCGGAGCCCTCTCCTCATACGCCGGTGGAAACGCCCGGGCGGGTGGATTACATGGGTGAGCGGAACAGTTTCCGTACGCAGGATATTCACCGGCTGGATATCAGTTTTACTTATACGAAACAAAAGAAGTGGTGGGTAAAGAGCTGGAACTTCAGCTTGTTCAACGCTTATAACCGGCGGAATCCCTTTTTCCTTTATATGAAAAAGGATGAGGAGAAGAAGCAGCGTTATTTGACACAGTTCAGTATACTACCGATATTACCTAGTGTTACCTATTCCATAAAATTCTAA
- a CDS encoding RsmE family RNA methyltransferase gives MATFYTKDITPDSKTFTLDEAASKHCIQVLRHATGDEIMLADGRGGRYTAVITDDNRKKTVVQVSRYEQAAAVSHPLRIAIAFTKNASRIEWFLEKAAEIGVQSIIPLLTQRGEKERFKAERLENILVSAMLQSQQYYLPELTAPIAFDQLVGSAEDEQRLIAHCLPEQKQPLQQQLQRGKGALILIGPEGDFTPAEIALALDKGFTPVSLGDTRLRTETAGMVACVLFNHQ, from the coding sequence ATGGCTACCTTTTATACAAAAGATATTACACCGGATAGTAAAACTTTCACCCTCGATGAGGCGGCGTCCAAACACTGCATACAGGTGCTGCGGCATGCTACCGGCGATGAGATCATGCTGGCGGACGGCCGGGGTGGGAGATATACGGCGGTCATCACCGATGATAACCGTAAGAAGACGGTGGTGCAGGTGAGCCGGTACGAGCAGGCGGCGGCGGTGTCGCATCCGCTGCGGATAGCGATCGCCTTTACTAAAAATGCCTCCCGCATAGAGTGGTTCCTGGAGAAGGCGGCAGAGATAGGGGTACAAAGTATCATTCCTTTGCTGACGCAGCGTGGGGAGAAGGAACGTTTTAAGGCGGAGCGCCTGGAGAATATCCTGGTATCGGCGATGTTGCAATCGCAGCAATATTATCTGCCGGAGCTGACGGCGCCTATAGCATTCGATCAGCTGGTCGGCAGTGCGGAGGATGAACAGCGGTTGATCGCTCACTGTCTGCCGGAGCAGAAGCAACCTTTGCAACAGCAGTTACAGCGCGGTAAAGGGGCGTTGATCCTGATAGGACCGGAAGGTGATTTTACGCCAGCGGAGATCGCACTGGCTTTGGATAAAGGATTTACGCCGGTATCGCTGGGGGATACCCGGTTACGTACGGAGACGGCCGGGATGGTGGCCTGTGTACTATTTAATCATCAGTAG
- a CDS encoding heme/hemin ABC transporter substrate-binding protein → MLRKSSLFAVCLLLAGIFIAVNTQAQSYKRIVSLNGTITEIICALGFEKSLAGVDVTSTYPASVKQLSNVGHNRTISAEPVLALKPDLIISTAAFLSPGVIEQFKRVNVKTVILQQDYSINGTKQLITTVAATLGVPEKGVVLNKQLDQQQSALKIAKQGKKVLFIYARGAGTMMVAGTETPVDKIIALAGGTNAASSFKDFKPLTAEALVAANPDVILMFDSGLESMGGVDGLLKVQGVSQTTAGKQKKVVVMDGQLLTGFGPRVVAAIRELSQKINA, encoded by the coding sequence ATGTTACGCAAATCAAGTTTGTTTGCCGTATGCCTGCTGCTGGCTGGTATTTTTATCGCGGTAAATACACAAGCTCAATCATATAAAAGGATCGTTTCGCTCAACGGGACTATTACCGAGATCATCTGTGCGCTGGGATTTGAAAAAAGCCTAGCAGGGGTAGATGTAACGAGCACCTATCCCGCCAGTGTAAAGCAGTTGTCTAACGTAGGGCACAACCGTACTATTTCTGCGGAGCCGGTGCTGGCGTTAAAACCAGACCTGATCATCTCTACAGCTGCTTTCCTGTCGCCTGGTGTGATCGAACAGTTTAAGCGTGTGAACGTAAAGACGGTGATCCTGCAACAGGATTATTCCATCAACGGTACCAAACAATTGATTACTACGGTGGCGGCTACATTAGGTGTACCTGAAAAGGGAGTGGTGCTCAATAAACAGCTGGATCAGCAGCAGTCGGCTTTGAAGATTGCCAAACAAGGAAAGAAAGTATTATTCATATATGCCCGCGGCGCTGGTACGATGATGGTCGCTGGTACGGAAACACCGGTAGATAAGATCATTGCCCTGGCAGGAGGAACCAATGCGGCAAGTAGTTTTAAAGATTTTAAGCCGCTGACGGCGGAAGCACTGGTAGCTGCCAATCCGGATGTGATACTGATGTTCGACTCTGGTTTGGAGAGCATGGGCGGTGTGGATGGCCTGTTGAAAGTACAAGGTGTATCTCAGACGACTGCTGGCAAACAAAAAAAAGTGGTGGTAATGGATGGTCAGTTGTTGACCGGTTTCGGCCCACGTGTGGTGGCCGCTATTCGTGAGCTGTCTCAGAAGATCAACGCCTAG
- a CDS encoding DUF4249 domain-containing protein has product MKRFFVGGITLYMTLSACEKKAELNVPYEGDRIVVNSFIQPDSPVYIRVTKSVPVTVYSEDQFPTLSSAQVHLLENGNDVGVLQWQEIKGKGYFVSKRPAARGNRYTIKVANEGLTPVEASDTIPAVATITNAYAQRNANRVSFLLEDWEGVDNYYRIRLFKADEDAAALGIIRPKATVAYRLDPTYNTVFLAELTSSYYNTLLIGDSRFDGRKIQFVLQTQDVINDKYIIAEISALSESAYHYLQTAGSQGGITGLVVSEPTRVFSNVQNGYGIVAGINTRQLLLKVE; this is encoded by the coding sequence ATGAAACGCTTTTTCGTTGGTGGGATAACGTTATATATGACACTCAGTGCCTGTGAGAAGAAAGCGGAGCTGAATGTTCCGTATGAAGGTGATCGTATCGTGGTGAACAGTTTTATACAACCGGACAGTCCGGTGTATATACGGGTGACCAAGAGTGTGCCGGTAACGGTATACAGTGAGGATCAGTTTCCTACACTGTCTTCCGCGCAGGTGCATTTGTTGGAAAACGGCAATGATGTAGGGGTGTTGCAATGGCAGGAGATCAAGGGGAAGGGATATTTTGTTTCAAAAAGGCCGGCTGCACGCGGTAACCGGTATACCATCAAGGTAGCCAATGAGGGATTGACGCCGGTGGAGGCATCTGATACGATTCCTGCGGTAGCTACGATCACCAATGCTTATGCGCAGCGTAATGCGAACCGGGTGAGTTTCCTTTTGGAAGACTGGGAAGGAGTTGATAATTACTATCGTATACGGTTGTTCAAGGCAGATGAGGATGCTGCTGCGTTGGGTATTATACGTCCTAAAGCTACGGTGGCTTATCGGCTGGACCCTACTTATAATACTGTTTTTCTGGCAGAGTTGACCAGTAGTTATTACAATACGCTGTTGATCGGCGACAGTCGATTTGACGGCAGGAAGATACAGTTTGTATTACAGACACAGGACGTCATCAATGATAAGTACATCATTGCAGAGATCAGTGCGTTATCAGAATCAGCGTATCATTATCTACAGACGGCCGGTTCCCAGGGAGGTATTACCGGACTGGTCGTTTCGGAGCCTACGCGTGTATTCTCCAATGTGCAAAACGGCTATGGAATTGTTGCCGGTATTAATACACGGCAATTACTACTGAAGGTAGAGTGA
- the dnaB gene encoding replicative DNA helicase gives MDLNLKKDRNMRRKPSVDVSSMVYGKIPPQAKELEEAVLGAIMLEKGAFDTVIEVLKAECFYVEAHQKIFIAMTRLAAKSMPVDILTVVEELKSGGDLEAVGGPFFVTRLTNSVVSSANIEAHARIVLQKFIQRELIRISGEILSESYEDTADVFDLLDTAESKLFEITNNHLRKNYDSIDRVLVNTMKRIEDLRNKGDDITGVPSGFPSLDKVTYGWQPTDLIIIAARPSVGKTAFALNLARNAALHPRFAKGAAVFSLEMSSGQIVQRILSAESEIKLEKISRGKLEEYEMKKLMTHGIERLAKAPIFIDDTPALNIFELRAKCRRLVHNHGVGVIIIDYLQLMSGGGDGRNTNREQEISKISRDLKGLAKELHVPVIALSQLSRDVEKRKDGNKMPQLSDLRESGAIEQDADMVMFLYRPEYYEITANEMGESNKGETHVRIAKHRNGQLDTIKLRAVLEFQRFEDDGSLENPGGGPSFGGDSPFAGMRNHGGGGQDEAKLYIQKGSKMNDMDFDEGFEDAPF, from the coding sequence ATGGATCTCAATCTTAAGAAAGACCGAAATATGCGGCGGAAGCCGTCTGTAGACGTTTCTTCCATGGTATACGGTAAAATACCTCCGCAGGCAAAAGAGCTGGAAGAGGCTGTGTTGGGAGCCATTATGCTGGAAAAAGGCGCCTTTGATACCGTTATTGAGGTGTTGAAAGCCGAATGTTTCTATGTAGAAGCACATCAGAAGATATTTATCGCTATGACCCGGCTCGCTGCCAAGTCGATGCCGGTGGATATCCTGACGGTAGTAGAAGAACTGAAATCTGGTGGAGACCTTGAAGCGGTGGGCGGTCCTTTCTTTGTGACCCGGCTGACGAACTCGGTGGTATCTTCTGCCAACATCGAGGCGCATGCCCGTATCGTATTGCAGAAATTCATACAACGCGAGCTGATCCGTATTTCCGGAGAGATACTGTCTGAATCGTATGAGGATACGGCGGATGTGTTCGATCTCCTGGATACGGCTGAGTCTAAATTGTTCGAGATCACCAATAATCACCTGCGTAAGAACTATGATTCCATCGACAGGGTGTTGGTGAATACGATGAAGCGGATAGAGGACCTGCGTAATAAAGGCGATGATATCACGGGCGTACCTTCCGGGTTCCCGTCGCTGGACAAGGTGACCTATGGCTGGCAGCCTACCGACCTTATCATCATTGCGGCGCGTCCTTCTGTGGGTAAGACCGCTTTCGCGCTGAACCTGGCACGTAATGCCGCTTTGCACCCCCGTTTTGCCAAAGGTGCGGCGGTGTTTTCCTTGGAGATGTCCTCGGGGCAGATCGTACAACGTATCCTGTCTGCCGAGTCAGAAATAAAACTGGAGAAGATATCCCGTGGTAAGCTGGAGGAGTATGAGATGAAGAAGCTGATGACCCACGGTATTGAACGCCTGGCTAAAGCGCCGATCTTTATCGATGATACGCCGGCCCTCAATATCTTCGAACTCCGTGCCAAATGCCGGAGGCTGGTACACAACCATGGCGTAGGGGTGATCATCATCGACTACCTGCAGCTGATGAGTGGCGGTGGCGACGGGCGGAATACCAACCGTGAGCAGGAGATCAGTAAGATCTCCCGGGATCTGAAGGGATTGGCGAAGGAGCTGCACGTACCCGTGATCGCGTTGTCGCAGCTGAGTCGTGATGTGGAGAAAAGAAAAGACGGCAACAAGATGCCACAGCTGAGTGACCTTCGTGAATCTGGTGCGATCGAGCAGGATGCCGACATGGTAATGTTCCTTTACCGCCCTGAATACTACGAGATCACCGCCAATGAAATGGGGGAGTCCAACAAGGGAGAAACCCACGTACGTATTGCGAAACACCGTAACGGTCAGCTGGATACCATCAAGCTGAGGGCCGTACTGGAGTTCCAGCGTTTTGAAGACGATGGCAGCCTGGAGAACCCGGGCGGCGGTCCTTCCTTCGGCGGAGACAGTCCATTTGCCGGCATGCGCAATCATGGCGGCGGCGGTCAGGATGAAGCCAAACTGTATATACAGAAAGGCTCCAAGATGAATGACATGGACTTTGACGAAGGATTTGAAGATGCACCTTTTTAA
- a CDS encoding MATE family efflux transporter has product MKPLLKKYEQQYRSNFRLAYPVVISQLGHTLVALSDSIIIGHTGPVPLAAVSLGNSMFTIFMVTGIGMSYGLTPLIAQENGRGNRHNIGCLLSHSLIINSIVAVLLFSVIFIGSNYITHMGQSAEVAAQAKPFLRFLGFSFLPLMIFLTFKQFAEGLGFTRQAMNISIIGNIINILIGVTLVYGLFGAPRMGVVGVGIATFVDRLLMGITMAIYVLRAPRFKVYLSSFGFKELTGATFRKILGIGTPVALQYIFELSAFSGAAIMIGWIGAKELAAHQIAISLASITYMMASGVSAAAGIKSGNLMGSGNFKELRLSAIASYHMVLVLMGVAALVFMLGRHLLPAMYIQDTTVISIAAGLLIIAAFFQLFDGTQVVGLGILRGMGDVKIPTVITLFAYWGLGLPIGYWVGIHQGLGVQGVWWGLLIGLLTASILLFFRFHYKSRQLNLEL; this is encoded by the coding sequence ATGAAACCACTGCTAAAAAAGTATGAGCAACAGTACAGGAGTAATTTTCGTTTAGCCTACCCGGTAGTCATTTCCCAACTGGGACATACCCTGGTCGCATTATCAGACAGTATCATCATTGGTCATACCGGCCCTGTGCCCCTGGCGGCCGTATCGCTGGGCAACAGTATGTTCACCATCTTCATGGTAACTGGTATCGGCATGTCCTATGGGCTTACGCCATTGATCGCCCAGGAAAACGGGCGTGGCAACCGGCACAACATCGGCTGCCTGCTCAGCCATAGCCTTATTATCAACAGTATCGTAGCGGTACTACTTTTCTCTGTCATCTTTATCGGCAGTAATTACATCACCCATATGGGGCAATCTGCTGAAGTGGCTGCACAGGCGAAGCCCTTTTTGCGTTTCCTGGGTTTTTCCTTTCTGCCGCTAATGATCTTCCTGACCTTTAAACAATTTGCCGAAGGGTTGGGCTTCACCCGGCAGGCGATGAATATCAGTATCATCGGTAATATTATTAATATCCTGATCGGGGTAACTTTGGTATATGGGCTTTTCGGTGCTCCCCGTATGGGCGTGGTGGGGGTAGGTATCGCCACTTTCGTAGACCGTTTGTTGATGGGGATCACTATGGCCATCTATGTGTTGAGGGCGCCTCGTTTCAAGGTTTATCTCAGTTCCTTTGGATTTAAGGAGCTGACCGGCGCTACTTTCCGTAAGATATTGGGGATCGGTACTCCCGTAGCCTTGCAATATATATTTGAGCTGAGTGCTTTCAGTGGTGCGGCAATCATGATCGGCTGGATAGGTGCTAAAGAACTGGCGGCGCACCAGATTGCCATCAGCCTGGCTTCTATTACGTATATGATGGCCAGTGGCGTATCGGCTGCGGCGGGTATTAAAAGCGGCAACCTGATGGGAAGCGGCAACTTTAAGGAGCTACGTCTTTCCGCGATAGCCAGTTACCATATGGTGCTGGTACTGATGGGGGTGGCTGCGTTGGTGTTCATGTTGGGGCGGCATCTGCTGCCGGCCATGTATATACAGGATACGACGGTGATCAGCATTGCTGCCGGCCTGTTGATCATTGCGGCGTTCTTCCAGCTGTTTGATGGTACGCAGGTGGTAGGATTGGGAATATTGCGCGGTATGGGGGATGTGAAGATCCCTACTGTCATTACGTTGTTTGCCTACTGGGGGCTGGGGCTGCCGATCGGTTACTGGGTGGGTATCCACCAGGGGCTGGGCGTGCAGGGTGTTTGGTGGGGCTTGCTGATAGGGCTGCTGACCGCTTCTATCCTGTTATTCTTCCGTTTCCATTATAAAAGCCGGCAGCTGAACCTGGAGTTATAA